The following proteins come from a genomic window of Alnus glutinosa chromosome 10, dhAlnGlut1.1, whole genome shotgun sequence:
- the LOC133879926 gene encoding putative disease resistance RPP13-like protein 1 isoform X2: MLDNAEEKQYTDTDVKEWLDDLRHLIYDVDDIVDELTTEASTAENKARPSKVPKLTSSAWITPFIPRYFQIDSRLRSKIKEVTDGLNDILTRKGQLNLKETADGRSRMKTVVEAPTSVLTEPHVYGREKDKEAVLELLLGEKCSEAGVSVISILGMGGIGKTTLAQFLFNDEKVQNFFDPKAWACVSEAFDVDRVTKAILQSLTHENCDGKDRNWLQVKLKERLNGKKFLVVLDDLWNENYQDWTILLAPFLAGAPGSKIIITTRNEKVSLMTSTIQPHRLQVLSKDDCLSLFTQHALGASDFSADRTLQDIGEKIVEKCQGLPLAAKTLGGLLRITRDRAEWEEVLKSKIWDISEKSSRILPALMLSYHHLPSHLKRCFAYCSIFPKDYEFKEKHLVLLWMAEGLIQSQDGDKQMEDLGSKYFRDLLSRSFFNQSSMKKSRFVMHDLINDLAQRVAGDICFRMEDRIGGSDGSRLPKKARHSSYLAAKYDSTEKFKAFFEVSFELKCLRTFLPLMLPRHCRCYLTHNVSLQLLPKLLCLRVLSLSRYCIVELPDSIGDLKHLRYFDLSYTQIKGLPESATTLYNLQTLILKDCFYLKELPSKLGNLVNLRHLNILNAKTLEGMPPQIE; this comes from the exons ATGCTTGACAATGCAGAGGAGAAGCAATATACTGACACGGATGTGAAAGAGTGGCTGGATGATCTCAGACACTTGATTTACGATGTGGACGACATAGTGGATGAGCTCACCACTGAAGCATCCACGGCTGAAAATAAGGCTCGCCCAAGCAAGGTACCGAAACTCACCTCATCTGCTTGGATTACTCCTTTTATTCCAAGGTATTTTCAGATCGATAGTAGGCTGCGGTCAAAGATAAAGGAAGTCACTGATGGATTGAATGATATCCTGACTCGGAAAGGTCAACTGAATTTGAAGGAAACTGCTGATGGGAGGTCACGTATGAAAACAGTAGTAGAGGCGCCAACTTCTGTTCTTACTGAACCTCATGTTTATGGCAGGGAAAAAGATAAAGAGGCTGTGCTGGAATTGTTGCTGGGTGAAAAATGTAGTGAGGCTGGAGTCTCTGTGATTTCTATACTCGGTATGGGGGGTATAGGAAAGACAACTCTTgcccagtttttatttaatgatGAAAAGGTGCAAAACTTTTTTGATCCAAAAGCATGGGCTTGTGTTTCTGAAGCTTTCGATGTTGACAGAGTGACAAAAGCAATTTTACAGTCTCTAACCCATGAGAACTGTGATGGCAAGGATCGGAATTGGTTGCAAGTCAAACTCAAGGAGAGACTGAATGGAAAGAAGTTTCTAGTCGTTCTTGACGATCTATGGAATGAGAACTACCAGGACTGGACTATCCTACTTGCTCCATTCCTAGCAGGAGCTCCTGGAAGTAAGATTATCATCACAACTCGCAATGAGAAAGTTTCATTAATGACAAGTACCATTCAACCCCATCGCTTGCAAGTGTTGTCAAAAGATGATTGTTTGTCTTTATTTACCCAACACGCATTGGGGGCAAGTGATTTCAGTGCAGATCGAACCCTTCAAGACATTGGTGAAAAAATCGTTGAAAAATGTCAAGGCTTGCCTTTAGCAGCAAAGACCCTCGGAGGCCTCTTGCGCATTACACGAGACCGTGCTGAGTGGGAAGAAGTACTTAAGAGCAAGATATGGGATATATCAGAGAAGAGCAGTAGAATTCTTCCGGCTCTTATGTTGAGCTACCACCATTTGCCTTCACATTTAAAGAGGTGTTTTGCGTATTGTTCAATATTCCCCAAGGACTATGAATTCAAAGAGAAGCATTTGGTTTTGTTATGGATGGCAGAAGGTCTAATACAATCACAAGATGGGGACAAACAAATGGAAGATTTGGGTAGCAAGTATTTTCGTGATCTGTTGTCAAGGTCCTTTTTCAACCAATCAAGCATGAAGAAATCACGATTTGTGATGCATGACCTCATCAACGATTTGGCTCAAAGGGTTGCAGGAGATATATGCTTCAGAATGGAGGATCGAATTGGGGGTAGTGATGGAAGTAGACTTCCTAAAAAGGCTCGGCACTCTTCTTACTTGGCTGCTAAATACGATAGCACTGAAAAGTTTAAGGCTTTTTTTGAGGTTTCTTTTGAACTCAAATGTTTGCGTACGTTCTTGCCTCTTATGCTTCCACGCCATTGTAGATGCTATTTGACTCATAATGTTTCTCTTCAATTGTTGCCAAAACTACTATGTTTGAGAGTGCTCTCTTTGAGTAGGTACTGCATAGTTGAGCTACCGGATTCAATTGGAGATTTGAAGCATCTACGGTATTTTGACCTTTCTTACACTCAAATTAAAGGCTTGCCTGAATCGGCAACTACTCTTTACAACTTACAGACATTGATATTGAAGGATTGTTTTTATCTAAAGGAATTGCCTTCAAAGTTGGGGAACCTAGTCAACTTGCGCCACCTCAACATTCTAAATGCAAAAACGTTGGAAGGAATGCCTCCTCAAATAG AATGA
- the LOC133879926 gene encoding putative disease resistance protein At3g14460 isoform X1 produces the protein MASVKNVDKEFYGNGSSQPFSSLKILHFEDMKEWENWSPNGGFPHLLKFFIGKCPKLEKLPIGPSPSLKVISIEGMDNVKNIGPEFFGEGCSQSFESLEFLKFKDMKKWENWKPNREFPHSCKLFIENCPKLLLEELPNHLPSLKNVQIHGCQGLRHSFSGFLANEVFCRSEADFRLLMSNSLSWIPERLIFDIERLSFTDFKEMTHLSSNVLALLQLLPSLRVIAFRNCPKLVSLGTEEVKEQPHVLAFPSTLREIEIRNCNALESLPEAVMYNNTCLEKIMIFGCGSLKHFEIDGCQKLVSLVAEEVKEQPHVLAFPSTLREIDIRYCKVLESLPKAVVYNNTCLEKIKISGCDSLKRFAIGQLPQTLKRLEIKYCENMVILLGVDDTNSRNSSTSLLEYLYIDNCPSLKSLGIPMGELPATLKDITIDDCEKLESIAESFHPDSSLEEIVINRCKSLKSLPMGIHTLNHLEKVSIFKCPSLVSFPDRGLLPGNIKKLWISELGLHDSILSITSLQHLTISNSNNIEALIDRGLHRLTSLKYLQINGCPNLVSFPAEKMLPASLSSLTIIRFHDLKLLSSKDFRNLTSLKMLCIKQCENLTSFPEDGLPPSLEILLIRGCPRLKEICKKDNEREWSKIAHIPLVKIDGRFIFDSEGEESSNDFEESKY, from the coding sequence ATGGCAAGTGTGAAGAATGTTGATAAAGAGTTTTATGGGAATGGTTCCTCGCAACCTTTTAGTTCCTTGAAGATTTTACATTTCGAGGATATGAAGGAATGGGAGAATTGGAGTCCTAATGGGGGGTTCCCACACCTACTTAAGTTTTTTATTGGAAAGTGTCCCAAGTTGGAGAAGTTACCAATCGGGCCATCACCATCACTCAAAGTCATTTCCATTGAAGGCATGGACAATGTAAAGAATATTGGTCCTGAGTTTTTTGGGGAAGGTTGCTCACAGTCTTTTGAATCCTtagagtttttaaaattcaaagatATGAAGAAATGGGAGAATTGGAAGCCTAATAGAGAGTTCCCACACTCATGTAAgctttttattgaaaattgtcCCAAGCTATTGTTGGAAGAATTACCAAATCACCTTCCTTCACTAAAAAATGTTCAGATACATGGATGTCAAGGGTTGCGGCATTCATTTTCAGGCTTTTTGGCGAATGAGGTGTTTTGCAGAAGTGAGGCTGATTTCCGTTTACTAATGTCCAATTCTCTTTCATGGATTCCAGAACGATTAATTTTTGATATAGAAAGACTAAGTTTTACAGATTTTAAGGAGATGACGCATTTGTCGTCAAATGTGTTGGCATTACTACAACTCCTCCCCTCTCTTCGTGTTATAGCGTTTAGAAACTGTCCAAAACTAGTTTCTTTGGGAACAGAAGAAGTAAAAGAGCAGCCACACGTGTTGGCATTCCCTTCCACGCTGAGAGAAATTGAAATCCGTAATTGCAATGCCTTGGAATCTTTACCCGAGGCAGTGATGTACAACAACACGTGTCTTGAGAAGATTATGATTTTTGGATGTGGATCGTTGAAGCACTTTGAAATAGATGGGTGTCAAAAACTAGTTTCTTTAGTAGCAGAAGAAGTAAAAGAGCAGCCACACGTGTTGGCATTCCCTTCCACGCTGAGAGAAATTGATATCAGGTATTGCAAGGTCTTGGAATCTTTGCCCAAGGCAGTGGTGTACAACAACACGTGTCTTGAGAAGATTAAGATTTCTGGATGTGATTCGCTGAAGCGCTTTGCAATAGGCCAGCTACCTCAAACTCTAAAGCGACTAGAGATAAAATATTGCGAGAATATGGTGATTTTGCTAGGCGTTGATGATACCAACAGTCGCAATAGCAGCACATCTCTTCTTGAGTACTTGTATATTGATAATTGCCCATCTCTTAAATCTTTGGGTATCCCAATGGGAGAATTACCTGCAACACTGAAAGACATCACCATTGATGATTGTGAAAAGCTGGAGTCAATAGCAGAGAGCTTCCATCCGGATTCGTCTCTTGAAGAAATTGTTATTAACCGTTGTAAAAGCCTTAAATCCTTACCCATGGGCATACACACTCTCAACCATTTAGAGAAGGTTTCAATTTTTAAGTGTCCATCTCTTGTCTCCTTCCCGGACAGAGGGTTGCTCCCAGGCAACATTAAGAAGTTATGGATTTCTGAATTGGGCCTACACGACAGCATACTCAGCATCACCTCACTTCAACATTTGACAATCTCGAATTCCAACAACATTGAGGCCTTGATAGATCGGGGGTTGCACAGGCTTACCTCTCTTAAGTATCTTCAAATTAATGGATGTCCGAATCTGGTGTCCTTTCCTGCAGAGAAGATGCTGCCTGCGTctcttagtagcctcaccatCATACGCTTCCACGATCTGAAATTGCTGTCTTCCAAAGACTTTCGAAATCTCACCTCTCTTAAAATGCTGTGTATCAAACAGTGTGAAAATCTCACATCCTTTCCAGAGGATGGCTTGCCTCCATCGCTTGAGATACTCCTGATCAGAGGTTGTCCTCGGCTGAAAGAAATCTGCAAGAAAGATAATGAAAGAGAGTGGTCCAAGATAGCCCACATCCCTCTCGTTAAGATTGATGGCAGATTCATCTTTGACTCAGAAGGGGAAGAATCCAGTAATGACTTTGAGGAATCCAAGTATTAA
- the LOC133879276 gene encoding uncharacterized protein LOC133879276, producing the protein MDEDSEQEFDDEINLILAVLDISDDDDDGNCKMPARNLPLRGAMYIRCMLNGNPTPFKEMFRMEQPQFIMLCTELRERQLMRSTRNVEVEESVAIFLVVIGHSQGQRVASDRFQHSTETINRHIKTVLGAMGHLARIYIRVRHRTGMAPHVSGDPKYYPWFKGTANDGRVFKDAVTGDNGFEWPIDGHYYVADSAYPCTRGFLPPYKGERYHLNTYRNRPLPRGYKELFNFRHSSLRMIIENCFARLKMAIILACCTLHNFVGVHNPNDEIFSGNDAAEPEMDVDQVDMSEHPDDYGNNDEAGPSNSGHYDFSQAASVEMAQFREGIAQAMWDTRHGH; encoded by the exons ATGGATGAGGATAGTGAACAGGAATTTGATGACGAAATAAATTTGATATTGGCTGTGCTAGACATATCAGATGACGATGACGATGGAAACTGCAAAATGCCGGCACGCAATTTGCCATTACGAGGGGCCATGTATATAAGGTGCATGCTGAACGGTAACCCAACGCCGTTTAAGGAAATGTTCCGTATGGAGCAACCCCAGTTTATAATGTTGTGTACTGAGTTGAGGGAGCGCCAACTCATGAGGAGTACAAGGAACGTTGAGGTTGAGGAAAGTGTGGCTATATTTCTTGTGGTTATCGGCCACAGCCAGGGGCAGCGGGTTGCGTCAGATCGCTTTCAACATTCCACTGAGACAATAAACCGCCATATCAAGACGGTGCTTGGTGCAATGGGTCATCTAGCGAGGATTTACATTAGAGTTCGTCACAGGACTGGGATGGCCCCACATGTAAGCGGTGATCCCAAATATTATCCTTGGTTCAAG GGAACAGCTAACGATGGTCGCGTATTTAAGGATGCTGTTACAGGTGACAACGGTTTTGAGTGGCCCATAGATG GGCACTATTACGTGGCTGATTCAGCGTATCCATGTACGCGGGGTTTTTTGCCTCCATATAAAGGGGAGAGGTACCATCTCAACACTTATCGCAACAGGCCGTTGCCACGTGGGTACAAGGAACTATTTAACTTTAGGCACTCATCGTTGCGAATGATCATCGAGAACTGCTTCGCCAGATTGAAGATGGC CATTATATTGGCATGTTGCACGCTACACAACTTCGTCGGGGTACACAATCCGAATGATGAAATCTTCAGCGGCAATGATGCAGCAGAACCGGAAATGGACGTCGATCAGGTAGACATGAGTGAGCACCCAGATGATTATGGCAACAACGATGAGGCAGGCCCATCAAATTCAGGACATTATGACTTCTCCCAAGCAGCTTCCGTTGAAATGGCCCAATTTAGAGAAGGCATTGCACAAGCAATGTGGGATACCCGTCATGGACACTAG